Genomic DNA from Candidatus Krumholzibacteriia bacterium:
ATCTCAATTTGATAACCACCATGCCCAACGTGGAGTACATCGTGCGCCAGAAGAACGGCGAGGAGATCGTGGTGGACAATCCCGCCCACTTCCCGGCGGAGGGCAAGATCGAGCATGTGCGCGAGCCCTACGTGAAGGTGGAGATCGTGACACCTTCGGACTACGTGGGCGCCATCATGTCGCTCAACCAGGAGCGCCGCGGTGTATACCTGGGCATGGAGTACGTGACTCGGGGCCGGGCGGTGCTGCGCTACGACATGCCGCTGGCCGAGATCCTGATCGACTACTATGATAAGCTGAAGAGCCTCAGCAGGGGCTACGCGAGCCTCGACTACGACTACATCGGGCATCGCGAGAGCGACGTGGTGCGGCTGGACATCGCCATCAACGGCGACCCGGTGGACGCGCTCTCGATGATCGTCCACCAGGAGAACGCGTACATGATGGGCCGGGATCTTGCTTCCAAGCTCAAGGAGGTCATCCCGCGCCAGATGTACGAAGTGGCCATCCAGGCCTGCATGGGTTCCAAGGTGATCTCGCGCACCAACGTGAAGGCGCTGCGCAAGAACGTCACCGCCAAGTGCTACGGCGGCGATATCACTCGCAAGCGCAAGCTCCTCGAGAAACAGAAGGAGGGCAAGCGCCGTATGAAGATGGTCGGCAAGGTGGAGATTCCACAGGAAGCCTTTCTCGCGGTCCTCAAAGTGGAGAGAACGAGCTAAATGGCAAAGAAGCAGAAGAAATCAGTCATTCGCGAGTACACCGAAATCATCGTGCTCGCGGTGGCCCTGGCCCTGTTCGTGCGCACGTTCTTCGTGCAGGCCTTTCGCATCCCGTCGGAGTCCATGGAAGACACGCTGCTGGTGGGTGACTTCCTCTTTGCCAACAAGCTCGTCTACGGTCCCAAGCTGCCCCTGCTCGACGTCCGCCTGCCGGCCATTCGCGACCCGAAGCCGGGCGACATCATCATATTCAAGTACCCGGGTGACGAGAAGATCGACTACATCAAGCGCTGTGTCGCGGTGGAAGGGCAGACGGTGGAACTGGTGGACAACCACCTGTACGTCGACGGGATCCTCCAGGACGAGGACTTCACCAAGTACGTGTTCGGTTCGCGCCCGGATCGCCACTTCGGCCCCTTCACGGTGCCGGAAGGGCACATATTCATGATGGGCGACAACCGGGACAACAGTGCGGACAGCCGCGCCTGGGGACCGCTGGACAAGCGGCTGATCATGGGCAAGGCGATGTTCATCTATTTCTCCTGGAATCCGCGCTCGCACACGATTCGCTTCTCGCGCATCGGCGACATCATTCGTTGAAAGTCGAGGGTGCGCGCGACACCGCTCCTCCGCTCATGGTCCTCGCGCGAAACATTTGAAATCGCGCTGCGGAAATCGCGTCGGATCGGTGTCACGCGCGCCCGCCGCCCGGTCAAACACATGAAACAACTCTCGCTTTACATCCATGTTCCGTTCTGCACGCGGCGGTGCTCGTACTGCTCGTTCTATCACGTTCCGGCGGAGAAGAGCCGCGAGGAGGCGTTCACCGGCGCGCTGCTGGACGAGATGCGCTTTGCGCTCGACGACCTCGGCGAGCGTTTCGAGCTGCGCACGGTGTTCGTGGGCGGGGGAACGCCGACCGTTCTCGGCGACGCGTGCTGGACGCGCATCGTGGAGACCATCGCGCCGTTCTTTCCCGCGGGCGGGCCCGCCGAGTTCACCGTGGAGATGAACCCCGAGGACGTCGAGCCGGCACGGGTGGCGTTCCTGAGGGGGCTGGGCGTCAATCGGGCCAGCCTGGGTGTGCAGTCCATGCATCCGGTGGGGCAGAAGGTGCTCAAGCGTTGCGCCCCGGAAGTAAACGCGCGCGCCATCGAGATCGTGCGCGGGAGTTTTGACAACGTGAGTTTCGACGTTCTGCTGGGTGTGCCGAAGACCACGCCGGCGGATCTCGACGCGACCCTGCGGACGCTGCTGGCGCAGCAGCCGCGGCACCTCTCCGTGTACGGCCTGGAGCCCGGCGGGGACATGTCGCACGAGGTGGAGCGCTTCTTCGAGGCGGTTGACCCGGACCGCGTTGCTGATGAATACTTGAGGGTGTGCGAGACGTTG
This window encodes:
- the lepB gene encoding signal peptidase I, whose product is MAKKQKKSVIREYTEIIVLAVALALFVRTFFVQAFRIPSESMEDTLLVGDFLFANKLVYGPKLPLLDVRLPAIRDPKPGDIIIFKYPGDEKIDYIKRCVAVEGQTVELVDNHLYVDGILQDEDFTKYVFGSRPDRHFGPFTVPEGHIFMMGDNRDNSADSRAWGPLDKRLIMGKAMFIYFSWNPRSHTIRFSRIGDIIR
- a CDS encoding coproporphyrinogen III oxidase family protein, whose protein sequence is MKQLSLYIHVPFCTRRCSYCSFYHVPAEKSREEAFTGALLDEMRFALDDLGERFELRTVFVGGGTPTVLGDACWTRIVETIAPFFPAGGPAEFTVEMNPEDVEPARVAFLRGLGVNRASLGVQSMHPVGQKVLKRCAPEVNARAIEIVRGSFDNVSFDVLLGVPKTTPADLDATLRTLLAQQPRHLSVYGLEPGGDMSHEVERFFEAVDPDRVADEYLRVCETLRAGGFRHYEVSNFARPGFESLHNRTYWDGGDYLGVGPAAHSALGGRRFWNEPSLDAYLRRSGREHLAARVRDDAGGGAIERVMLALRTDRGAPAEWLDAARVGEFAAGGFVEMRDGRVFSTERGFLILNDLVLRLAEPAATNEPTC